Proteins encoded together in one Pontiella desulfatans window:
- a CDS encoding IS630 transposase-related protein → MSTLSLDLRQRILATYDAGEGTRQDIADRYKVSLGMVKKLLSQRKRTGDIAPLHSHSGRKPYFTQEHRKQMKTLIDRQPDITLWEIREQLELDCTLPAIHYVLKDMGMSFKKNASRQRARARRRETRTG, encoded by the coding sequence ATGAGCACTCTATCACTGGATCTACGCCAGAGAATTCTGGCCACCTACGATGCCGGAGAAGGAACCCGGCAGGACATTGCTGACCGATACAAGGTATCGCTTGGTATGGTAAAGAAGCTCCTCTCGCAACGGAAGCGAACCGGCGATATCGCCCCGCTTCACAGCCATTCAGGAAGAAAACCCTACTTCACCCAAGAGCACCGGAAGCAGATGAAAACGCTGATTGATCGGCAACCTGATATCACGTTGTGGGAGATCCGAGAGCAACTGGAGCTCGATTGCACGCTGCCTGCCATTCACTATGTACTCAAGGACATGGGGATGAGCTTTAAAAAAAACGCTTCACGCCAGCGAGCAAGGGCGCGAAGACGTGAAACTCGCACGGGCTGA